The window CTAGCTCACAAGTGCCGCAAGGAGACTTTGATGCAGTTAACATAACAAAATATGTTCCAAAGGGTGATTCCGCACCCCCGGGATGGCATCGACCGCTTCCGGATCGACTCCCAACAGCAGGTTATTGGCCGGCCATTATGGCGCTTGGAATAACTTTTATGCTCTGGGGTCTTGCAGTTGGATTTAACGAAGTCGTTAGCACTATTATTATCCTGGTACTTATAGGACTAATTCTTTTTTCATTAGCTCTAGCAGGCTGGATAGGAGACTTAAGAAATGAGCGAAAAGACCAAAACGAGTGAAGAGTGCAGTAGAAGAGCGTTTTTCACCCATATAAGCTACACATTAGGCGGCCTAGCAGCTGTTATGGTTGGAATACCGATTGTAGGCTCTATCTTAGCTCCTATAGTAAATAAGCCAAAGCCAATATGGAGGCCTGTTGGTGAGGTTAAGAATTTTACTATTGGCGACACCGTTATTGTTTCTTTCATAGATTCATCTCCCCTCCCTTGGGCAGGTGTTACATCGGAGACTGCCGCATGGCTAAGAAGATCAGGTGAACAAGAGTTTATTTGCTTTTCAGTAAACTGTGCTCATCTTGGCTGCCCTGTGAGATGGGTTGCCGGGGCCAGGCTGTTTATGTGCCCTTGCCACGGAGGCGTTTACTATGAGGACGGCAGTGTAGCAGCAGGGCCTCCTCCACGAGGTTTATATAATTACCCGGTGAGGATTAATAACGGACAGGTTGAAATATTAACAAGCCCAATACCAATAACGACGGTGTAGTAAATTGATCAATAGAAAACGGACAAAATCATATAGGGAGTTTTGTTGATGGAATCTTTAAGACGCGCTTGGTTATGGTTTGATGACAGAACAGGCCTTGGCAGTGCCCTAGGCCCTTCCATTAAACACCCTGTCCCGCCAAACTCGGCCTCATGGTTCTATGTGTTTGGTAGCGCGACTCTATTTGCTTTCATGCTGCAGGTAGCTACTGGTGTTACCCTTGCATTTATGTATGTCCCATCTGCTGGAGAAGCGTATCAGAGCCTTCAGTACATAACCGATCAAACAACATTTGGAAGAATTGTAAGGGGAATGCACAACTGGGGCGCCTCAGCCATGATACTCCTAATAGGTGTCCACATGGTGAGGGTTTATTTAACCGCCGCATATAAATTCCCACGTGAGATGCACTGGATATCAGGGGTTGTACTTTGGGCACTTACAGTAATCATGGCGTTTTCAGGTCAGGTAATTAGATGGGACCAAACTGCTGTGTGGTCAACCATCGTTGCGTCAGAGCAGGCGGGGCGTATACCTCTTATTGGAACTTGGGTAGCGCAGTTTTTAATAGGCGGAGAAACCATTGGCGGAGCAACACTAAGCCGAATGTTTGCCTATCACGTTTTCATTGTTCCGGCACTTTTATTCTTATTTATTGGGCTACATTTATATCTAGTAATCAAAAACGGAATCTCCGAGTTTCCAAAAGCTGGCAAACCAGTAGATCCTAAAACTTATAGAGAAGAATACGAGAACTTAGTTAAGAAGAAAGGTATCCCGTTTTGGCCGGATGCGGCTTGGAGGGATATGGTATTTGGCTTTATAGTTATTACGACGATTCTACTTATTGCTCTAATCATAGGACCTCCGGCTCTTGGTCCACCGCCTAATCCATCTAATATAGATGCTCTTCCAGTGCCGGATTGGTATTTTGTGTTCTATTTTGCATTCTTGGCTCTTATGCCTCCACAGATGGAGACATACCTCATGGTGTTTGGGCCTCTATTGGTAGGAGCTCTGTTGTTCTTCCTTCCTTTTATTTCAAACAAGGGAGAGAGGAGCCCTCTACGGCGTCCTTGGGCGGTTGCAATAGTGGCGCTTACAATAGCCAGCATTTCTGGACTTTGGGCAATCGGAATCACCTCTCCATGGTCACCGCACTTTGATGCAAAACCGCTAACGACACAGATAATTGGAGCTGAAAGCGGGCCTATTTATAGGGGCGGCGAATACTTTAATGAGAAGGGTTGTTTGTATTGCCACACTATCTCAGGACATGGCGGAGAAAGAGGACCTAATCTAACCTACATTGGAGATAGGCTGTCTACTGATGAGATTACGTGGCGTATAATGAACGGAGGACTTAACATGCCGGGATTTGGCGGCACTCTTTCAAACGAAGAGCTTGCTGATCTGGTGGTATTTTTAAAATCCAGGACTAGAGAGAATCAGGAATTATCTTCTGAATGAGACTCGGGAGCCTCGCGGCCTTTCATAAGAAATTTAAGCTGTACCATATCCTTTGGAAGGAACATATCTAAGAACCAGTCTATTGCCACCCTTATTTTTCGATCCCATCCGGGCAATTTGCCTAGATAAATGGTTCTCCACATAAACCATGCGAAAAAGCCCGAGAATTTAATCCCTTTTATATCTGCGACCGCAGATCTGTGACCCAGAGGTGCTAGCATTCCTTGAGTTGTAAAAACAAAAGCCCTTTTGTCATCAGTCTCATTGATTGCCGAAGCTACGTTGTGAGCTACTCTGGCCCCTTCTCTTATTGCATGCTGAGCTGTGGGGGGATAAAACTTTCCAGTATGCGGATCGGGGATTGTGGCGCAATCGCCAAGTGCCCATACTCCTGGATAATCAGCAACTTCCATAAATTCATTTACTTCTATCCTGCCTCTTTTATCAGCTATAGGCAGCTTTGCAATTACAGGCTGTGGCGCAGTACCAGCTGCCCAAATTGCAGTATGTGTTTTGATTTTATCGCCGTCCTGAATTTCTACTGAGTCCGCAGTAACTCCACCCACTCTTGTTTGCAGGTGAAACTCCATTCCCCTTTTCTTGAGCAATTTAAGTCCGTATTCTGCAAGCCCCTCACTCATCTCATGCATAATCCTATCCCCAGGATCTACGACAACAACTTTCACCTCATCAGCTTTTACATTCTTGTAGAATCTTTTACTTGAAGAGACAAAGTCGTTTAGTTCTGCCGCAACTTCAATGCCGGTATATCCACCGCCAACAACCACAAAAGTAAGAAGACTTTTCCTTAGATCAGGGTTTTGCTCCAAATCAGCCCTTTCAAACATATCAATTACATGACTTCTCAGAACCATTGCATCAGCAAGGTTTTTAAGTGGGAAGGAGAACTCTTCAGCTCCCGGCACATTGTGATAGCCAGTGATAGAGCCCATAGCTATTATAAGATAGTCATATTCGAGGTTAAAAGTCTCACAAGTATGGAAGTGATAACATGAGACAACTTTCGTCTTAAGGTCTATAGATTGAACGGCAAGCTCTTTGAAAG is drawn from Thermodesulfobacteriota bacterium and contains these coding sequences:
- a CDS encoding NAD(P)/FAD-dependent oxidoreductase, with the translated sequence MADQQSKRVLILGGGFAGLEAAETLEKIFSEKDNVQIDLISKDNYLVFTSMLAEVVSSSIEAKHVVIPIRECLKRATFKELAVQSIDLKTKVVSCYHFHTCETFNLEYDYLIIAMGSITGYHNVPGAEEFSFPLKNLADAMVLRSHVIDMFERADLEQNPDLRKSLLTFVVVGGGYTGIEVAAELNDFVSSSKRFYKNVKADEVKVVVVDPGDRIMHEMSEGLAEYGLKLLKKRGMEFHLQTRVGGVTADSVEIQDGDKIKTHTAIWAAGTAPQPVIAKLPIADKRGRIEVNEFMEVADYPGVWALGDCATIPDPHTGKFYPPTAQHAIREGARVAHNVASAINETDDKRAFVFTTQGMLAPLGHRSAVADIKGIKFSGFFAWFMWRTIYLGKLPGWDRKIRVAIDWFLDMFLPKDMVQLKFLMKGREAPESHSEDNS
- a CDS encoding cytochrome b N-terminal domain-containing protein, whose protein sequence is MESLRRAWLWFDDRTGLGSALGPSIKHPVPPNSASWFYVFGSATLFAFMLQVATGVTLAFMYVPSAGEAYQSLQYITDQTTFGRIVRGMHNWGASAMILLIGVHMVRVYLTAAYKFPREMHWISGVVLWALTVIMAFSGQVIRWDQTAVWSTIVASEQAGRIPLIGTWVAQFLIGGETIGGATLSRMFAYHVFIVPALLFLFIGLHLYLVIKNGISEFPKAGKPVDPKTYREEYENLVKKKGIPFWPDAAWRDMVFGFIVITTILLIALIIGPPALGPPPNPSNIDALPVPDWYFVFYFAFLALMPPQMETYLMVFGPLLVGALLFFLPFISNKGERSPLRRPWAVAIVALTIASISGLWAIGITSPWSPHFDAKPLTTQIIGAESGPIYRGGEYFNEKGCLYCHTISGHGGERGPNLTYIGDRLSTDEITWRIMNGGLNMPGFGGTLSNEELADLVVFLKSRTRENQELSSE
- a CDS encoding Rieske 2Fe-2S domain-containing protein, which translates into the protein MSEKTKTSEECSRRAFFTHISYTLGGLAAVMVGIPIVGSILAPIVNKPKPIWRPVGEVKNFTIGDTVIVSFIDSSPLPWAGVTSETAAWLRRSGEQEFICFSVNCAHLGCPVRWVAGARLFMCPCHGGVYYEDGSVAAGPPPRGLYNYPVRINNGQVEILTSPIPITTV